The genomic window GTGCATCTGGTGACGGGTGCCGCGGCTGCCGTGCAAAACATCAGCAAATGCATTCAACGCTGCGGTTTGTCAGTGGATGAGTTGGTGCCCTCTGCGGTGGCCAGCGCGAAATCTGTGCTGACCGATGACGAGCGCGAACTGGGTGTATGTCTGGTCGATATCGGCGCGGGCACCACGGACATTGCGATCTACACGCAAGGTGCGATCCGTTATACCAAGTCATTGCCGGTGGGTGGCGATCAGGTCACCAACGACATCGCCTACGGTGTGCATACGCCGACGGCGCATGCCGAGGAGATCAAGATCAAGTACGCCTGCGCTTTGGCGCAATTGGCGCATGCCGAGGAAACCATCCAGGTGCCCAGCGTGGGCGATCGTCCGCCGCGCCGACTGGCGCGCCAGTCGCTCGCGCAGAGCGTGCAGGCGCGCTACGAAGAAATCTTCGAGATGGTGCAGGACGAACTGCGCCGTTCCGGCTACGACAGCCTTGTTGCGGCCGGCGTTGTGCTGACTGGCGGCGCTGCACGCATGGAAGGTGCACTGGAGCTGGCCGAGGAGATCTTCCACAAGATGGTGCGCATTGGCGTGCCACAGCATGTGAATGGCTTTGGCGAGGTGATCGCCAATCCGCTGCATTCCACTGGCGTGGGCTTGCTGCTGCATGGCGCGCGTTCGGGCGGCATGCGCGTGAGTGGCGCGACGGGCGGCAGCGTAGGCGGCCTGGTCGACAAGTTGCGTAGTTGGCTCACCAAGAATTTTTAAGAGTTTTGGCTGCGCAGGAGGCGCGGCATGGGCGAATGGAGGTTCGCTCGCCACCACGGCATGACAGGAGTGATGCCGCGGTTACAACGACAACGAAAGCTCTACGGAGGACGGGAAATGTTTGAACTGGTCGAAAAACTCGCACCCAATGCGGTGATCAAAGTCATTGGCGTGGGCGGCGGCGGCGGGAATGCCGTGGCGCACATGCTCAATTCCAACATCGAAGGCGTCGAGTTCATCGTCGCCAACACCGACTCCCAAGCCATGAAAGGCTGCGGCGGTCGCATGCATCTGCAACTGGGCGCCAATGTCACCAAGGGCCTGGGCGCGGGTGCCAATCCGGAAGTGGGTCGCCAGGCCGCCCTGGAAGACCGCGAGCGCATCGAGGAAATGCTCGATGGCGCAGACATGGTGTTCATCACCTGCGGCATGGGTGGTGGCACGGGCACGGGTGCGGCGCCGGTTGTCGCACAGCTGGCCAAAGAGAAGGGCATTCTGACGGTGGCGGTGGTGACCAAGCCGTTCCCGTTCGAAGGTCGCCGCCGCATGCAGGTCGCGCTGAAGGGTATCGAAGACCTGTCGCAGCACGTTGACTCGCTGATCACGGTGCCGAACGAAAAGCTGCTCTCGGTGCTGGGCCGTGAAGTGACCCTGCTCAACGCCTTCAAGGCTGCCAACGATGTGCTGCAGGGTGCGGTGCAGGGTATTGCGGATCTGATCACCAGCCCAGGCCTGATCAACGTCGACTTCGCTGACGTGCGCACGGTCATGAGCGAAATGGGCCTGTCGATGATGGGCACCGGTACGGCTCGCGGCGACGATCGCGCCCAGGCCGCGGCCGAAGCGGCGATCAACAATCCGCTGCTGGAAGACGTCAACCTCAATGGCGCCTGCGGCATCCTGGTCAACGTGACTGCCGGTCCGAACCTCACCATGCGCGAGTTCGACGAGATCGGCCGCATCATCCACGACTTCGCCAGCGAAGACGCCACCGTGGTGATCGGTACCTCGCTTGATCCGGAAATGCAGGATGACGTGCGCGTGACCGTGGTGGCCACCGGCCTCAACCGCGTAGCCGCCCGCCAGCCGGTTCGCCCGGTCACGACCCAGGTGGAAATGCGCCAGCGGCCCCGCCCGATGGTGCTGCGCACCGGTACCGGCAACGAAGTGGTCGACTATGCCCAGCCGGAAGTGGTCGCCAGCAACCCCCGGGGCGGCGACAGCCAGGCCAAGAGCGCCGATCCGAGCTTCGATTACCTGGACATCCCCGCTTTCTTGCGTCGCCAGGCGGATTAATACGTAAAGAAATGTGAATGTCATGAACTAACGACGTATTAACTTGTCATAGTTCCCTGTGCCGGACGAGGAGGGGTATCCTCCCTGTCCGCTGCCTCGCCGTCACCGGATGTCGGGAGCGGTAAGGGGACATGCCATGTCGGCTGACGTCGTATTCGTGCGTTGAATGCGATAGACAGTGCGGCCTATGGATGGCGCACGATTGGCTAGTGTGGTGAGGACTGCCGCCCTGCCGGTCCTAAAGTCCCGTTGCCGGATCTTCCCGTCCCCGGCGCGGGCCTTTGTGTCACATCGCAAGTACTTGATCTATCTGTAGTGCTTGCAGCAGTTAGATGCGAATGAATCGCATTTGATGATGAAAGGAAAATGAAGGATTGACCGAACGGTTCGGTATGGTCTGTTTTTCCGCAGGTTAAGACTGTGTTAGCATCCTGGCTCGAATTGGCTGCTGCCCCTACAGGTACCCAATAAATGATTAAGCAGCGTACGCTTAAAAATATCATCCGTGCTACCGGCGTCGGGCTGCATACCGGCGACAAGGTCTACATGACGTTGCGTCCGGCGGCACCGAACACCGGCATCGTTTTTCGTCGTACTGATCTCACTCCGCCCGTGGATATTCATGCACGTCCTGATCACGTAGGTGACACGCGTTTGTCGACTACGTTGGTGAATGGTGACGTTCGTGTTTCCACTGTGGAACATCTGCTGTCGGCGATGGCCGGTCTTGGCATCGACAACGCTTATGTCGATCTGTCCGCACCGGAAGTGCCGATCATGGACGGCAGTGCCGGTCCGTTTGTCTTCCTTCTGCAATCTGCCGGCATCGAAGAGCAGCCGGTGGCCAAGCGCTTCATCCGCATCAAGAAGGCGGTGAAGGTGCAGGAAGGCGATAAATGGGCCAGTTTCGAGCCGTTTGAAGGCTTCAAGGTCGGTTTCTCGATCGAGTTCAACCACCCGATCATCTCCAAGCGCACCTCGCGCGCCGAGATCGACTTCTCGACGACCTCGTTCGTCAAGGAAGTGAGCCGCGCGCGTACCTTCGGTTTCATGCGCGACATCGAAATGCTGCGCGAGCATAACCTCGCACTCGGCGGTTCGATGGACAACGCCGTGGTGCTCGACGACTACCGCGTGCTCAATGAAGACGGTCTTCGCTACGAAGACGAGTTCGTCAAGCACAAGATCCTCGATGCGATCGGCGATCTGTATCTGCTCGGTCACAGCCTGATCGGTGCGTATTACGCGCACAAGTCCGGTCACGAGTTGAACAACAAGCTGCTGCGCTCGTTGATGGCTGATGCTTCTGCATGGGAAGAAGTGAGCTATCAGGATGATCCGGCTACGGCCCCGATCTCCTACGCGCATCCCGCTCAGGCGATCTGAAATCGCCCGCTCCACCTCTCCAAGCCGGGTCCTTCGGGGCCCGGCTTGTTCGTTTTGTGACGTGGGTCACATTTTCAGCCTTCACGCTTTCACGTTACCGAGACGGGACCTAGAGACCCGGGCAGGGGTATGCGTGGTATAAATCTCGCTTCCCGATTCCGGGCTGGCCGCTGTCGGTTTGCTGCCCGGGAAGGACGCTTCAGCTCAGGGCGTCCTGCGGGGATTGGAATCCGCAGGTTCGGCGACGGACGCCAGTTCCAGAAATAGGGCCTTCAGTTCAGGGTCCGAGATTGATTTCGCGGCTGCCTTCAAGTGAAGTGCCGCCGCGGCTGAAAGCGGTTTTGATTGCTCCGGCTGGGGATCAGGCGGAGGAAGGGGGGCCACTTTCACGGTGACTGAGCCGGCATTCGCGCCTATGGCGCGTGCGGCAGCGAGGATTTGCGCCTGTTGCAAGCGCAACCTCGACGCCCAAGCCGGTGAGGAAGCCAAAAATACCAGGCGGTCGTCGCGGAAGTTGGCGAACCTGACTTGCTCACGCAGCGGAGGCGATAACGTCTGGCGCAGTGCGCGGTCCAAGGCTTCCAGCTTGCCGGCTTTTTTGGCTAGCGCGGCGACTGGACCAACGGCGGTAATGGATTGCGGTCCATGACCGGTGCGGGGTGTGACGGGGGCGTCGCGCTGCATCGGAAAACTACAAATTTGGTAATGACATGCAAATCATACTCGTCTCACGCGCAGGGAAGGTGCCAAGAACACTGGACCTCACCAACCAGCGGCTACGCTGGCGCGTCCTGGGTATCGGGGCGGCCGTGGTACTGGCGTTGGCCAGCCTCGGCGCCGGCGTAGCGTTGGCCGTAGCCAGTCCACGTGACCATGCACTGGCGGAAATCGACGCGCTGCACAAACAGGTGCGGCAGCAGGATCAGCAGTTGGGTGATTTGCGCGACGACGCGCACCGACAGCTCGATGCGCTGGCGATCAAGCTCGGCCAGCTGCAAGCCCAAGCCACCCGGCTGAACGCGCTCGGCGAGCGCCTGGTTCAGGTCGGCAAGCTCGATAGCGGTGAATTCAATTTCGATCAGCCGCCGCCGGTCGGCGGTGTGGAAGTCGCCAGTGGTAGCGGCTCCTATTCACTGCCGCAAACGCTCGACGCCAGCATCGATCAGCTGGGAAGCCAGTTCGATACCCAACAGGCGCAGCTCAGCGCGATGCAGAGCCTGCTCATGAACGCCCGGATCGACTCGGACCTCAAGCCGACGGGGATGCCGGCGGACGGTTACATCTCCTCCTATTTCGGCGTGCGCGCCGATCCGTTCGATGGCCGGTCCGCCTTGCACACCGGCCTGGACGTCGCTGTGCCCTATGGCAGCCCTGTGCATACCGTCGCCGAAGGCATGGTCACCTACGCCGGCGTTCGCAGCGGTTACGGCAATGTGGTCGAGATCGACCATGGCAACGGCTACATGACCCGCTACGCCCACAACAGCAAGCTGCTCGTGCGTCCTGGCCAGCACGTTCGTGTCGGCGACGAGATTGCCGAGGCAGGCTCAACCGGCCGTTCCACTGGGTCTCATGTGCACTTTGAGGTCTGGTATCACGGTCGCGTGGTCAATCCGCTGGCGTATGTGAAGAACCATCGCTGAGCGGGTTCGCATGGCACCCTTGAAAGCGCTGCGCCTTACCGCCACCCCTGTCCGAAGGCTGTTCTGAGTCACCGCGCACGGTCTCGCACTGTGCCAGCGGTCGACAACGAAGGGCGATGGCGATATGCCGGGTGCGGCGCAGGTTTCCGCGTTTGGGATACCTGCCAGACCCTAGTATCATCAATCCTTTGCCCGCCAGGATCCGTCCGGGTGGGCTTCCCTAATTTTCTGATCCGGAAGATCGATGCTCAACCGTGCCCTGACGAGCCTTTTTGGCAGCCGCAATGACCGCGTGCTGCGCCAGCTGTCCAAGACCGTCGCGCGCATCAATGCGTTCGAGCCTGAGTTCGAGAAGCTCAGCGACGAGGCCTTGCGCGGCAAGACGGCCGAATTCAAGCAGCGCATCGCCGACGGTGAAACCCTGGACAAGCTGCTGCCGGAAGCCTTCGCAGTCGTCCGCGAAGGCGCCAAGCGCGTCCTGGGCATGCGCCATTACGACGTGCAGCTGATCGGCGGCATGGTGCTGCACATGGGCAAAATCGCCGAAATGCGCACCGGCGAAGGCAAGACCCTGGTGGCGACAGCCCCGGTGTACCTCAATGCCCTGGAAGGCAAGGGTGCACACGTGGTGACGGTCAACGACTACCTTGCCAAGCGTGACGCGGCCCAGATGGGCAAGCTGTACAACTTCCTTGGCCTGAGCGTGGGTGTGGTCTGGCCGGGCATGGATCATGCCGACAAGTTCGCCGCCTATGCTGCCGACATCACCTACGGCACCAATAACGAATACGGCTTCGACTATTTGCGCGACAACATGGCGTTGTCGAAGGACCAACGCTGCCAGCGTGGCTTGCACTACGCCATCGTCGACGAAGTGGATTCGATCCTGATCGACGAAGCGCGTACGCCGCTGATCATTTCCGGCCCCGCCGAGGATTCCCCGCAGCTTTACCTTGCGGTGAACAAGATCGTGCCGCGCATGACACGGCAGGAAGTCGAAGACGGTGCAGGCGACTACTGGGTCGATGAAAAGCAAAAGCAGGTGCACCTGTCCGAAGAGGGCATGCAGCATGCAGAAGAGCTGCTGCACCAGGCGAACGTGATTGAAGAGGAAAGTAGCCTCTATGATTCGCGCAACCTGGCCATCGTGCATCACCTCAATGCGGCGCTGCGCGCCAACGCCATTTATCAGCGCGATGTGGACTACATCGTGCGCGACGGCGAAGTGATCATCGTCGACGAATTCACCGGCCGTACCTTGCCGGGCCGCCGCTGGTCCGACGGCCTGCACCAGGCGGTCGAGGCGAAGGAAGGCGTGCCGATCCAGCGCGAAAACCAGACGCTGGCCACGGTCACGTTCCAGAACCTGTTCCGCATGTACAAGAAGCTGGCCGGCATGACCGGTACGGCCGATACGGAAGCCTACGAATTCCAGACGATTTATGGCTTGGAAGTGGTCGTGATCCCGACCCACAAGCCGATGATCCGTCGGGACAATTCGGACATGGTGTTCCTGAGCCAGGAAGTGAAATACAAGGCGGTGATCGAGGACATCAGGGATTGTCATCAGCGCGGCCAGCCGGTGCTGGTGGGTACCGCATCGATCGACGTCTCCGAGCTGCTGTCCGAGTTGCTGCGCAAGGAAAAGATTCCGCACGAAGTGCTCAATGCCAAGCAGCACGAGCGCGAAGCGCACATCGTGGCGCAGGCAGGCATGCCGGGGTCGGTCACCATCGCCACCAACATGGCCGGCCGCGGTACCGACATCGTGCTTGGCGGCAGTCTGGAAGCCGCATTGGCTGCGCTGCCGGAAGATGCGTCCGAAACCGACCGCGCACGCGTCAAATCCGAGTGGAAGAAGCGCCACGAGCAGGTCATCGCTGCGGGCGGTCTGCATATCGTGGGTACGGAGCGACACGAGTCCCGCCGTATCGATAACCAGCTGCGCGGCCGTTCCGGCCGTCAGGGTGACCCGGGTTCCTCGCGTTTCTACCTCTCGTTGCAGGACAACTTGCTGCGCATCTTCGGCGGCGAAGGCCTGGTGCGCTGGATGAAGCGCTTTGGCATGAAGGAAGACGAGGCGCTGGAAGATCGCATGATCAGCCGCCAGATCGAAAAGGCGCAGCGCAAGGTTGAGCAGCACAACTTCGATATCCGCAAAAACCTGTTGGAATACGACGACGTCGCCAACGATCAGCGCAAGGTGATTTACCGCCAGCGCGATGAGTTGCTGGAAGAAGACGACGTGTCCGCCACCGTGTCCGACATTCGTGATGACGTGGTTGAGAACATTGTGCGTCGCTACGTGCCCGCCGACAGCATCGACGAGCAATGGGACCTGGCCGGTCTCGATCGCGAGCTGGAAAGCGATTTCGGTCTGTCGAGCGAACTCAAGCACTGGTTGGAACAGCAATCCGAGGCCGATGCCGGTGCGGTGCTGGAGCACGTGCGCACGCTCCTCAACGACCTGTTCGAGGCCAAGGAAAAGCAGATCGGCCCGGAAACCATGCGTCAGCTCGAGAAGCACATCATGCTGAGCGTGGTGGACAACGCCTGGAAGGAACATCTCTCCAGCATGGATTACATGCGCCAGGGCATCTACTTGCGCGGCTATGCGCAGGTGGATCCCAAGCAGGCCTTCAAGCGCGAATCCTTCGATCTGTTCTCGCAGATGTTGGCGCGTATCAAGGTCGAAGTGACCCAAATGCTCGCCCGCATTCGCATCCGCAGCGAGGAAGAAGTCGTTGCGATGGAAGCCGAGCAGCAGCGTATGGCCGAGCGGTTGCAGCGCCAGATGCAGGCCAGCGGCGGTGGCGCGCCCGTGGGTGGTGCGCTTGGGCTGGAAACGCCCGTGCAGCCGCAAGTGTCATCATCCGAGCCGACGGTGAGCGGCCCGAAGGTTGGGCGTAACGATCCATGTCCTTGCGGTTCCGGCAAGAAATATAAGCACTGTCACGGTCAGCTGAGCTGATCGTGCAGGGCTGTTGATGGGTGTGCGGTCGTAGGTTGGGTTACCCGGACTTGATCCGGTGCTAAGCCCCAACCTATGGCAGCGCGCGGCGAAGACTTAATCGCCGCTGCCAGCCAGCTGCTTGCGATGCGGCTCGGCATTCACCGTGATGTACTGCGGCTCCTCGACATCCAGGCGCAGCGCAGTGAGCTTGCCACCCCACACGCATCCTGTATCGATGCCGTAAATGCCCAGGCCGGCGAAGCGGCCCAGCGCAGACCAGTGACCGCAGACGAGGCGCATCTCGCGTCGGCGCATGCCCGGCACTTCAAACCAGGGATACATGCCGGGTTTCTGCGTGCCCGGTGCGCCTTTGCCTTCGAAGTCGATGCGGCCGTTGACATCGCAGAAGCGCATCCGGGTCAGCGTGTTGATCGAGGCGCGCATGCGCTCGATGCCTTGCAGACGGCTCGACCACGCCGCGGGACGATTGCCGAACAGGTTCTTCAGCAGCCGTGGATGACGTGGGCTGGAAAGTTCGCGCTCGATTTCCTGTGCGCAGCGTTGCGCCTGCTTGAGCGTCCAGGTGGGTGCCAGACCGGCGTGCACCATCGTCCAGCCTAGTGCTTCATCATGATGCAGCAGTTTCTGGCTGCGCAGCCATTCGAACAGAACGGGCGCGTCCTCCGCGAACAGCACTTCTCGAAGTTCGGGATTGACGCGTGCCTGCGCGTCCTGCTTGCGCAAGGCAATCGCCAGCAAACTCAGATCGTGGTTGCCCAGCGTGACGATGGTGCTGTCGCGCAGTGAATGCACCAGGCGCAGCGTGTCCAGAGATTGGCCGCCACGGTTGACCAGGTCACCGCAGAACCACAGGCGATCCTGCACGGGATCAAAGTGCAGTTTTTCCAGCAGCCGCTGCAATTCTGGATAACAGCCCTGCACATCACCGATTGCATAGGTTGCCATCAGCGCATCGCCTCAAGGGTCTGCTGCGGGCACATCATCGTGGTGCCTCTCAGTGCAGGGTGCGCGGAATGGAAAGGGTAAAGGTCGGAATGGGCGCTTCGAAGCGGGTGCCGTCGTCGGCCACCATCTCATAGCTGCCCTGCATCGTGCCGACGGCGGTCTCCAGCACAGCGCCGGAGGTGTATTCGTAATCGTCGCCTGGACGCATCCATGGCTGTTCGCCAACCACCCCTTCGCCACGCACTTCCTCGATCTTGCCATTGGCATCCGTGATCACCCAGTGACGGGTGAGCAGGCGGGCCGGAATGATACCGGCATTGTGCAGCTTGATCGTGTACGCGAACACGTAGCGGTTTTCGTCGGGCGCTGACTGGTCCGGCACAAAGCGGGTTTGCACCTGCACGTCGATCGTGTAGGGGGATTTGTCGTTCATGGGGTCATTGTACGGGCTAAGCAGGCCCAAGAGCACCGTATCGGGTAAGCCTGATGGTGATGTCAGGATGCTGTCTCGACCTTGGCAAGGCGTACAAAATCCGCGGGCGAAAGTGTTTCTGCACGCGCCTTGGGATCGACATCGGCCTGGCGAATCGCGTCGGTATCCATCCATTGCCGCAGCGCATTGCCAAGTGTCTTGCGACGCTGGGCGAAGGCTGCCTTCACGATCGTGTGCAGGCGATCGGGATCCGCATCATGGCGTGCTTCAGGCGCGATCGGTACGAGGCGTACCACCGCCGAATCGACTTTCGGCGGCGGGCGGAACGCGCCGGGCGGCACTTCGAACAGCGGTTCGACGCGGCAAGCCAGCTGCAGCATCACAGATAGCCGTCCATACACCTTGCTGCCCGGTTCGGCAGCCATGCGATCGACGACTTCTTTTTGCAACATGAAATGCATATCGCTGATGGCCGCTGCATGCTCCACGCAATGGAACAGGATCGGACTGGAGATGTAATACGGCAGATTGCCTGCAATGCGCAGGCAAGAAACCCCAGCGCGATGGGCCAACGCAGTGAAATCGACCTTCAGCACATCGGCGTGCACGATGGAAAGCTCGCCGACATCCGCTGCATTGGCCTGCAGACGGGGTATGAGATCGGTATCCAGCTCGATGGCCGTGAGTTTGCCGGCGGCGGCCAGCAATGGAAAGGTCAGCGCGCCTTCGCCAGGCCCGATCTCCACCAGGAAATCGTCGGGACGTGGCGAGATCGCGTTGACGATGCGCTCGATGTAGCGGCGCTCGTGCAGGAAGTGCTGGCCGAAGCTTTTCTTGGGGCGACTAGGGGGATTCATGACGTCCTGCTTCCCTTCACCTTGGTGAAGGGAACTTGTTGCGACGATCCACCAGATCCAGCGCCATCCTGGCAGCGGCTATCAGGCTGGAAGGATCAGCTTGGCCGCTGCCGGCGAGATCCAGCGCGGTACCGTGGTCGACGGATGTGCGAATGAAGGGCAGGCCGAGCGTGAGATTGACGGTGCGATCGAAGGCTTCGCTCTTGAGCACGGGCAATGCCTGATCGTGGTACATCGCGAGCACCGCATCGTAATGATGCCGTTGCGCTGGCACGAACGCGGTGTCCGCGGGCAGCGGCCCCAGCAAGACCATGCCTTGCTGGCGGAGCGTTTCGAGCACCGGGATGATCGTGTCGATTTCCTCGCGTCCGATATGACCGCTTTCGCCGGCGTGAGGGTTGAGCCCGAGCACGGCGATGCGTGGCTTCTCGAAGCCGAATTTCGTGCGCAGCTCGTTATGCACAATGCGCAGCGTTTGTTCCAGCGAGGCAGCGGTGATTGCAGAAGAAACGGCGTTCAACGGCAAATGCGTGGTCGCCAGGGCAACGCGCAACTCCGGGCTCGCCAGCATCATGACCACGTCAGCGTGGCTTCGCGCAGCAAAAAACTCGGTGTGGCCGCTGAAGGGGACACCTGCATCGTTGATCGAGGACTTTTGCAGCGGAGCGGTTACCACCGCGGCGTAACGCTCCTGCATGCATCCATCGGCAGCCTCGGCCAGCGTCGCCAGGACGTGCTGTGCGTTGCGTGGATCCGGATGCCCCGGCGTTTCTTCTGCGACAAGCGGGATATGGCGCACGCGCAGGCTGCCGGGCGGGCGCACGTCGATATCGCCGCCGTCGTCATCAACGAGGCGGATGGCCACGCCGCAGCGTGCCGCCGCGCGCTCGAGCAGATCTTTATCGGTTATCGCAACGAAATTGGCCGCCAGCGAGGTGGCGGCCAATCGGACGAGAAGCTCGGGACCGACACCCGCTGGCTCGCCTGCTGTCAGAGCGAGCCGGGGCAGGGCAGATCCGTTCACGGGCTGTTCGCGTGTCGTGCAGGGATCACGGGGACGGGGATGCCTTGATGCCGGCGCCGCCGTTGTCCGTATCGGTGGGCTCCTGCAGCTCAGGCGCCAGAATTTTCACATAGGCATCGGAACGCAGCTGGCGCAGGAAGTCGTCGTAGGCCTGGTCGGCTTTGCGGTTGCCGATGGCCTGACGAGCCTGGTCGCGGGCCACTTCCGTGGTCATATCGGTGTTGCGTGTACCGAGACGCTGCAGGATGTGCCAGCCGGCTTCGCTCTGGAACGGCTGCGAGATCTCGTTGTCCTTCAAATCCGCCACCTTCTGGCCGATCAGCGAGCCCCAGTCACCTTGCTGGAACCAGCCCATGTCGCCGCCGGCGTTGGCGGTCGTGTCGTCATTGGAATTGTCCTTCGCCAGCTTGGCGAAGTCTTCATGCTTGTTGACGATGCGGTTGTAGAGATCCTGCGCCTTCTGCTGAGCCTGGGTGGGTGAGAGCAGTTCGCTCGGGCGAATCAGGATCTGGCGGGCATGGAACTCAGGCACCATCTGCTTGGACGGCGCGCGCGTGCCGATCAGCTGGATGATGTGGAAGCCGGTGGGGCCATGCAGGATACCGCTGACTTCACCGGGCTTGAGCGAATCGATGGTGTCGACGAAGGCCGGCGGCACTTCGTCGATGCGGCGCCAGCCGAGGTCGCCGCCGTCCAGCGCATCGGGCGCATCGGAGAAGCGGATCGTGGCAGCCTTGAAGTTCATGCCGCCCTTGATGGCGGCCAGTGCCTGCTCGGCCTTGTTCTGTGCGGCCTGGATATCGGCTGCGGTGGCACCGCTGGGGATGCTGATCTGGATGTGGGCCAGATGCACCTCACCTGCCTTGTAGCTGGGGCTGTTGAGCAGGTTGTCGATTTCGCTGTTGGTCACCGAGACCGAATCGCGCACCACGTTCTGGTGCAGCTTCTGCACGACCAGCTGGTCGTGGAGCTGCTGGCGGAAGGAGGCATAGCTCAGGCCGCTCTGTTCCACGGCGGCGCGCAGCTGGTCGGGGCTCATTTTGTTCTGGGCCGCCACGTTCTGCACGGCCTGATCCACTTCGGCATCGGACACGCGGATGCCCTGGTCGTCGGCGCGCTGCAACTGCAGCTTCATCAGCACCAGACGGTCAAGCACTTGCCGGCGCAGCACGTCGATGGGCGGGAGCTGCCCCGGCTGGCTGGCGTACTGCTGCTGGATAGCGGCAACGGCGTCGTTCAGCTCGCTCTGCAGGATCACATCGTCTTCAACCACAGCAACGATCCGGTCGATAGGCTGCAGGCCTGAGCCGGCATCCTGCGGCGACAGGAGCTGAGCCTGGGCCAGCGACGGGATCGCCGAGACGATCGTCAGCAGGAACAACGCAAAAATCTGCTTCATCAGTGAACAGCCTTCTATCGCCGGTGGCGAGGGAAATGGTTGGTAATCCTGGACAGGAGCCTGGCCGGCCACCGCCTGGAGAGCGCCCGAACCAGCCTGGGCGCGGTTATTGATAGCCAAGGATATCACGCCGCAGGATGCTGTCCGTTTGGCCGCTGAAGGCACCCATACCCTTGAATTCCAGCTCGAACATGACGGCGGTATCGCTGCCTGGTGCTATCTGGCCGGCTGGCAAGGTCGAGATGACGCCGTCGTAACCTGTCACGTAGCGGCGGGCGACAACGCTCATTTTCACGCAGCAGCCCTCGTACTGCACGCCGGCCACCGCCTCCACCGTACGCTTGTCCATGACCGAATAAGTCCAGTCACCGATCAGGCGCCAGCGGGCGGTAAGCGGATAGACCGCCGAGATGTCATATTGTTCCAGCAGGTTCTGGCGGAAGCGGTAAGAGAAGTTGAGCACGCCGTCGAAACCCAGGCGCCGTTGCACCGTGAACGTACCTAGCTCGGTCTTGCGGGTGTTCGGGTTCCAGAGGTACTCAGTGCTCATGGTCCACTGATCGTTCAACTGGCTGCTCAGCTCGGCGACGTAGTCCGAGCCAGACCAGTCGGTAGCCTGTGTACCGGGTGTTTGGACCAACTGGGGCGTGAAATAACGGATTTGGCCGAAGGTTGCGGACAGCCGTTCCACGCCGCCGTCATCAAGCAGTCGAGTGGTTACTGCTGCGGTGAGGTTATTCGCATTCATCTGGCGGTCCGCGCCAGAGAACTGGTTTGGTGCGAACAGCATCCAATCGTCGAACGCCATCAGATTGGTATCGAACAGCGGCAGATTGGTCTGGTTGCGGTAGGGGGCATACAGGTAATACAGGCGTGGTTCTAGCGTCTGCGTGTAATCCGTACCGAACATTGATGCAACACGATCGAAAATCAGGCCTTGGTCCAGGCTGACGATCGGCAGCGAGCGGCTCGGATTAGCATCCGTGAATGGTGTGATCGTTGTGACTCCCGACAGCGAGGTGTAGGAAGTGGAATAGTTCCGGTAACCGCTGTCGAGCGAGTAAGTGGTATAGCGGTAGGCCACCTTGGGTCGAATGAACCACCACGGCCCCTGAAA from Dyella caseinilytica includes these protein-coding regions:
- a CDS encoding peptidylprolyl isomerase, yielding MKQIFALFLLTIVSAIPSLAQAQLLSPQDAGSGLQPIDRIVAVVEDDVILQSELNDAVAAIQQQYASQPGQLPPIDVLRRQVLDRLVLMKLQLQRADDQGIRVSDAEVDQAVQNVAAQNKMSPDQLRAAVEQSGLSYASFRQQLHDQLVVQKLHQNVVRDSVSVTNSEIDNLLNSPSYKAGEVHLAHIQISIPSGATAADIQAAQNKAEQALAAIKGGMNFKAATIRFSDAPDALDGGDLGWRRIDEVPPAFVDTIDSLKPGEVSGILHGPTGFHIIQLIGTRAPSKQMVPEFHARQILIRPSELLSPTQAQQKAQDLYNRIVNKHEDFAKLAKDNSNDDTTANAGGDMGWFQQGDWGSLIGQKVADLKDNEISQPFQSEAGWHILQRLGTRNTDMTTEVARDQARQAIGNRKADQAYDDFLRQLRSDAYVKILAPELQEPTDTDNGGAGIKASPSP